GACCGGAACACGGGCGGCGCGTGCAGTCCGATTTTCACCTCGACCGCTTTCGCGTTTCCTAACCCATCCAACGAAAACCTTTACCCGCGCTACTTCAATACGCCCAACCAAAGGGTGATCGCCGAAAAACTGGCCGCGCTCGAGCAAGGCGAAGAAGCGATGGTGTTCGGCTCGGGCATGGCGGCAATTTCCACGCTGCTTTTCGCCCACTTGCGCCCCGGCGACCACGCGCTGTTCCAAGCGGACCTCTACGGCGGCACGCATCAGTTGGTGACGAAGGAATTGACCCGTTTCGGCATCGAGATCACTTTCTTCTCCGATGCGGCAGAGTGTGCCGGTGCCGTCCGGCCCGCGACGCGGTTGATTTATGTCGAGTCGCCCTCGAATCCGCTGCTCCGGTGCGTGGACATCGCCGCCGTGGCGACCCTGGGACATGAGCGGGGCTTGCTCACCATTGTTGACAACACGTTCGCCACGCCGATCAACCAGAACCCCATCGCACTCGGATTCGATGCGGTGGTCCACAGCGCCACCAAATACCTGAACGGCCACAGCGATGTGAACGCGGGCATTGTGGTGGCCTCCGCGGAAATCCTCCGCCGTCTCACGGAAGCCGCGACAAGCTACGGTGGCATGCTCGATGCCCATTCGTGCTACCAATTGGAACGCGGTTTGAAAACGCTCGCCCTGCGCGTTCGCCAGCACAATCAAAATGCCGGGGAACTGGCGCGCTTCCTGCAGAAACACCCCGCCGTGGCGCGCGTGAACTATCCCGGACTGCCCGGGCATGCCGACCATGCCGTAGCTGCGCGGCAAATGAGGGGTTTTGGCGGGATGTTGTCTTTCGAGTTGCGCCGACCTGATCAGGTGGATCGCTTGCTCGAAAAACTGCGCATCGTCATGCCGGCCCTGAGTCTCGGAGGCGTGGAAAGTTTGATTTGCGTCCCGAGCCGCACCACGCACCGGCTGATGACGCCCGCAGAGCGCAAACGGGTGGGTATCAGCGACGGACTGGT
This region of Chthoniobacterales bacterium genomic DNA includes:
- a CDS encoding PLP-dependent transferase, with product MKKEKHSYRPATVCLHGGAYHDRNTGGACSPIFTSTAFAFPNPSNENLYPRYFNTPNQRVIAEKLAALEQGEEAMVFGSGMAAISTLLFAHLRPGDHALFQADLYGGTHQLVTKELTRFGIEITFFSDAAECAGAVRPATRLIYVESPSNPLLRCVDIAAVATLGHERGLLTIVDNTFATPINQNPIALGFDAVVHSATKYLNGHSDVNAGIVVASAEILRRLTEAATSYGGMLDAHSCYQLERGLKTLALRVRQHNQNAGELARFLQKHPAVARVNYPGLPGHADHAVAARQMRGFGGMLSFELRRPDQVDRLLEKLRIVMPALSLGGVESLICVPSRTTHRLMTPAERKRVGISDGLVRVSVGIEDCDDLLADLDQALAAS